CGGCATCCGTCTGCGCGTCCTCGGCCCGGCGGTAGCGGATCCCGGTGTCCAGGTCGACGACAGCCATCACGACCGGAGCCCTGGTCTCCGGATCCGTCACCTCGATGACCTCGACGCGGTGCCCCTGGGCGATCGCGAGCTGCGCGTTGAGCGCGAGCTTCCTGTCCATGCACCCACTCTACGAATCAGCAGGGCAAAGGCAACGATCACCTCGGAACGGACACGGGCTCCACGGCCCGCCGGAACGGTGGAAAAAAGATTCGTAGATTTCTTTGTCCCCCAAATGGCGGACAAGGTGGTTAAGCGATATTCTGATGTGCGTAGCGGGGGCTACAGGCTGGTGACTGGGGATCAGCCGTCGAGCGCAGCGAGATCTTCGCCGCCTCCCCTACCGTCCGGGACGGACGGTGAGCCCTCTCGAGCGATTCGGCTGGGGCGGATGACTCGGGAGGGCAACCAGTCGCGTGTGCGGGACACCACACCATCGCCGCATCTAGCGGCCCGCGCTCGACACGTCAACCCCGCTGGGTCTGGCCGATCGCCGCCGTACCGTCGAGGTACGGCCGCCCCCGCGTCGCGGAGGAAGCAAGAACGCGCCTGCACGGCGAGGTGAAGCGAGCACGGAGGTGAAGCGCGCACGCGCACGCGCGACCGATCGCAGGCGGACGGCGGCGCGGCGCAGGAGTGACCGCGGTGCGGCGCAGGAGCGAAGGAGGGCGCGTCATGCGAGACACCACCGACGTGGGCCCGTCCCCTCGCTCCCGTTCATTGGTCGCCGGAGCACCGCGGTCCTGGCACGCCCGGAGGTGCCGAGCGCGTCATTCCCAGGGATCTTCATCGTCCAGCGGGACCTCTTCGCGCTGGTCGGCGACGTCCGCGACGTCGGCCTCCCGCGCATCCGTCAGCGGTGCGGAGGAGACGGCGTATTCGGGATCGTCCGGCTCGTCGACGTCGGGGCGGTCCTGCTCGAGCAGATCAGCCGTGGGCTTGTCCTCATCGATCCGGTCGCGTGCGTCGGACATGGCTCTCTCCTTCCGGTTGCGGTGTGCTTCCAGCCTCTCCGCGCAACCGTGTCGTGGCAAGGGGCTTGACCCGTCATGACGAGTGCGGCGAAGGCGATAGGCACGGTGCGCGTCGGCGTCTCGGGGTGGCGATACCCGCGCTGGCGCGGCGACTTCTACCCCCGCGGGCTCGCGCAACGACGCGAGCTGGAGTACATCGGCACGCACTTCTCCACCGTCGAGCTGAACGGATCGTTCTACTCTCTCCAGCGTCCGGAGAGCTACCGCCGGTGGCGCGCGAGCGTGCCGGACGACTTCGTGTTCGCGGTGAAGGGGTCACGATACGTGACCCACATGCTGCGGCTGCGCGGAGTCGAGCAGGCGCTCGCGAACTTCTTCGCATCGGGCGTCCTGGCTCTCGGCTCGCAACTGGGTCCGCTGCTGTGGCAACTCCCGGAGAGGGAGAAGTTCGACGCCGACGTGCTGGATGCCTTCCTTAGTACCCTGCCGTCCACGGCAGGAGAGGCGCTTGAGCTCGCGAGACGGCA
This Microbacterium sp. XT11 DNA region includes the following protein-coding sequences:
- a CDS encoding DUF72 domain-containing protein — encoded protein: MTSAAKAIGTVRVGVSGWRYPRWRGDFYPRGLAQRRELEYIGTHFSTVELNGSFYSLQRPESYRRWRASVPDDFVFAVKGSRYVTHMLRLRGVEQALANFFASGVLALGSQLGPLLWQLPEREKFDADVLDAFLSTLPSTAGEALELARRHDARLDGRSWLEIEGDAPLRHALEPRSSTFADPASLRLLQQHRAGLVVADTAGTWPRFDALTADFVYIRLHGATTLYHSGYTSAELGDWASLITAWADGSGAGDGKPRDVYAYFDNDARGYAPHDALALSALVESFSPGRTG